Below is a genomic region from Hevea brasiliensis isolate MT/VB/25A 57/8 chromosome 3, ASM3005281v1, whole genome shotgun sequence.
aaattattaattattgtttatttttttattttgttacataaaaaataaaatatcatatattaataaaatattattttaaaatttaaaatttattattattattattataaattaaattataaataataataaataatacatataattaataattttaaataaatttaattaaaataaaataattttattgacaataagtattaattaatttaaacataaagataataaaaataaaaaaaggaaaaaagagagaaaaagtaattttttttttaacttagaaGCCTATTGTTATAAATCAAGGAcactttattaaaataaaattaaattgaaagattttattttaataaataaaaattaaataactaaaataaaataattacatatatCGGGAGACGATCAGAATGATTTACCTTAACAATTCATACCTCATTTCAAAAATTGCATCCACATGTCATTTATTAATGCACGATGATTAATCCTATATGGCTACATTTTGAAAAtagataatgaaaaattaatttattttaatgtgaTTGAATTTTTTCATAAATCAAAGGTAGTCACTAGTCAACGATTCAAATCTTCAAAATGAAGAAATCTGGGGCTTAATACATTCAAAATATTTGGGCTAAACCCGAGTAGCTTGAGCCAACATCGTATTTTGGCACATGCTATTCAACCcaaaagggttttaaaacaaataataataataataataataaagatccAGGGCATCCGAACCCATAAGAGGCAGTTGACGCTGGCGCTGTACGAAAGTCAACACCAAAGTCTATTTGACGCGGCGCCGCAGCAAGTGGCTATCGCTCAGGTGGAACAAAGCTGGCGAATCCAATAAGTGATGACGACGACGATTGTGTCTGGTCAGCGTTTTTGCAAGTACAAAAATGCCCTCTCACTTGCCACAATTTTCCGTGTCTAACCTGTACTTTTATGATAAATTGCATTAATATTCTCTCAatctattaatatttttttaatttatatgattattttattttaatttattaaaataaaattcttttaatttaattttattttgtaaaattttttttaatctaccataattaatttttaagttcatttattttttaaaaatattaaattaatatttttattttgtattttttatataaaaataaaatattaataaaataccataaatttaatataataaataacatatatataaataataattttattaataaaattagttaaaatataataattttattgataataactattaattaatCTAATCATAAAAGTTAGAAAGAGAAAAATAAGGAAAAgaaggtaatttttttttaacataaaaaCCTATTATTGTAAGTTATgagaaattttttttgaaataaaaataaaattaagaaattttattttaacaaattaaaattaagtgacTAAAATGAAATAATTATATTAGTTATGAAATGGTAATGCAATTTATCCCTTCAaatgataataaataaaatatcctAAAAATCGTCATATGCAAATctaaatttgattaatatttttaatatttaaatttgtcTCAAACTTAATTAGGTcgcttaaattatttaaatttgtctcaaatttattattgttattattactagaataataataaaaacatgtttagttttatatattttaattaataatttatataaaaaatatttttattaataatttatattttaaaattattaattttaaaaatatttaaattttatttatttaaatataattaaaagaattatattttacatttaattaattaattatgtaaatGAGTTAAGTAATAAATACAACTAGAATTCAAATCAAACTCCATATAACTATTATTTTTCAAACTCAAACTTGATtagataatgaaaaaaaaaaagttaatcaaACTTAATAATTTAGTTGcactttttaatttttgaaaattaacgGTTATCCAAATTTTATATATCTATGAAAATTTAATATATCTAAATAttgttaatatattaatttttttaatcacttttcagttttaattataaattattatattttttaaaattatttaacatcctatttaattaatttaaatttttaatttaatatttaaattaactattataaataaataaatttattaaaaaatttaaaaattcgagAACTAGTAAAAAAGTTTTAACTAAATCTTGAGCACCTCCAATGGCAGCTAGGGCTATTATATTTAGAATAATACAATAACTAAATaatgtaattttaaaataaaagattaaataattaattttattaaaatgaaaattaaataataatatttttaaataaaaaataaatataaaaaatattaaatctaATAGGAGGTGAGACGTATTCCTAATTAAGGTGTAAATGAACCCAATAGAACTGAATTTTAAAGAATTCAGATTTaatttatcaatatttttttaaatttgaactaaatttaaattaaattcgtTTTAAACtcgaattaaatatttaaaagtttaaatttGACTCTTTTAGAAAATAAACTCTAAATGAGCCCAGTCAAATCAAACCAAACTTTTTATTGAACTGAGTGTTGAGAAGTTTGACTCATTTATGgagtaaattttagatttataattataaaatttaaagtataaaattttgattagttttcatataaaaataatttaattttttatacaaatttaaaatataaatatctatatttaatcaatatattttatatattatatattgattatatcatcattttaaataatatattattttgaaagatttctaaataaaataataaatatttataatataataaaatataataataaatataaatatttttataaacaaATTTATTCATAAATTTATTCATAAATCAACTTACAAACTTATTAATAAGTCTACTCATAAATTTTAAAGAGTTGAATactattaaattaaagtttaatttatttattaaataaatttaaaaattaaactcaacttacattttaaataaattaaactaaatttttataaaattaaataaaatcaaactttTATTGAGTCCACCTTTAAACAGCTCAAATCGTAATTTCATCTTATAACAAATTGTTatactttttattattattattattattattattttaagaagTCCATTAACATCCATGGTCAACGAATTCTAATGGCATATTCGTAATAATCTCAAATCATGACGCTAATTTGTCTATTCAAAATTCCAAATCTCATATAAACCTCGTCCTAAGCTTGCCACATGTACAAGAAGATATCTCTAAAGCCAAAAACAAATCATTTCCCTTTGCTCTGAACATGTCTGGTTATCCTCATACTCCAGCGGGCTACGGCTACGGTGCTCCACCGCCACCCCAACCTCAACCTTACGGAGCCGCTCCTCCATACGGTGCGCCGGCACCTTCTCAGCCCTATGGTGCACCCTACGCACCACCTCCGGGCGACAAGCCACCAAAGGACAAACCACACTCCTATGCACCCCCCCAACCCGGCGGTTACCCACCGTCAGCTCCGTATGGAAGCCCGTTCGCCTCACTAGTACCCTCCGCTTTTCCTCCAGGGACGGATCCCAACGTCGTCGCGTGCTTTCAACTCGCTGATCAGGACGGCAGTGGGTTTATCGACGACAAGGAGTTGCAGAAAGCACTCTCTAGTTACAATCAGAGCTTCAGCTTGAGGACCGTTCATCTTCTCATGTATCTTTTCACCAACAGCAACAATAGGAAGATCGGTACTTACGGTTGCCCTTTTTTTTGCTTATCATTTCAAATTTCCGTTCTACCGTGAATATGTGTATTGTAGCAAAAGTTTGCTACCCGTTTCTGACTTGCGCCTGGTGTTAAGAATACGATACTTTGCTTGAAATTTTCTCTTTCTTTGTTGCGCCACGAATACTGGTTGAGCATTAAGtggatataaatatataataaataaatagaaatgGTCTGTTCAGTTAGGTCACCAACGCCGGGTCCATATGCTTTTTTCTGATACCTCACGCGTCTCAATCAATCAATCTGCTTACGCgggatttaattaaaaaaaaaaaaaaagaacttagGCCGTGGTAACTCAATTCGGGAACTTAATTCCATCAAGAGCCTTGTTTGATTAGCCATTTGAACCAAAACAAGGCCTA
It encodes:
- the LOC110652762 gene encoding calcium-binding protein CBP, giving the protein MSGYPHTPAGYGYGAPPPPQPQPYGAAPPYGAPAPSQPYGAPYAPPPGDKPPKDKPHSYAPPQPGGYPPSAPYGSPFASLVPSAFPPGTDPNVVACFQLADQDGSGFIDDKELQKALSSYNQSFSLRTVHLLMYLFTNSNNRKIGPKEFTSVFYSLQNWRAIFERFDRDRSGKIDSNELREALYSLGFAVSPVVLDLLVSKFDKSGGKNKAIEYDNFIECCLTVKGLTEKFKEKDSSYSGSATFTYEAFMLTVLPFLIA